From a single Natronorubrum tibetense GA33 genomic region:
- a CDS encoding DUF7521 family protein yields MDEYTLLIAGANTATLLTGGAVAALAYRAFRRTGSAALRAVALGFSFIVAGSVGGAIAHLVGGNVALGVTIQSAFTAGGFAILLYSLYAETSVTRTVTIHQSD; encoded by the coding sequence ATGGACGAATACACACTCCTCATCGCCGGCGCGAACACCGCGACGTTGCTCACCGGTGGCGCCGTTGCAGCGCTCGCGTACCGTGCGTTTCGACGAACGGGCTCCGCCGCACTACGTGCGGTCGCGCTCGGCTTCAGCTTCATCGTCGCCGGCTCGGTTGGCGGCGCCATCGCCCACCTCGTCGGCGGCAACGTGGCGCTCGGCGTGACGATCCAGAGTGCGTTCACTGCGGGTGGGTTCGCAATCCTGCTGTACTCGCTGTACGCCGAGACGTCCGTGACGAGGACGGTAACAATCCACCAATCCGACTGA
- a CDS encoding ATP-dependent DNA helicase, translated as MTDWRSIFGHRQPYDEQVDGIETTIDTARDDGYTVIEGACGTGKTMIALTAGIDLVRDPDSDYERVFVLTSVKQQLRQFEADLETINENLPADWNPISGLTLVGKADVCPYNREGAAGIDDGNVYDRCETLRDRTRDLTGEAGETTAQNLAARARSQQIGLADSGSQGGTSSRFLETAGEPTPYAPDLPEYGEGGPVGAETEYCPFYAQYLEDLPEEGSDGDAVEAVPYDFTEAGMITPEDLVARSVAHGTCPHSVMGAVLGHAEVVLGNYYHAFDPRTTGSFTGALLDDSTFVVCDEAHMLEPRVRDLVSDGISDTFLRDAETELSRVIQPIKFEREGRNAQGGSKTADADLVRAELEDSDVTFEELNRTLEFVRDLRSELDRRVTAYLDRNHRGWESDPHDLHDEEIPLRDPAEPAEDELTEWARDAGYGDADWVRADSVGAVVERILNEAEDEDRTRAAPAVGRVLGEWYRCNHTDYFREIELERTWDDTEPADSWRRAYNARLALHNCVPSDAIGDRLAAFGGGILMSATLEPMDAFTEVTGLDYLEREEERPVVERRYGLHFPAENRESFAVAASKYTYDNRGRPGDDNPTRRQYVDAVTKVARLSGNVLVGMPSYAEADWIASELEDRLGKPVLLDAASDDETTQSLKNEFFDGGGKVLVTSLRGTLTEGVDYSGDRLSAAVVCGVPIVNTSSPRTKAVRRAYDDEFGDGFTYALTIPAVRKARQAIGRVIRSPEDVGVRVLLDERYARDSWDSVRPYLPDDGEFQPVSPDMLGMGLERFRDRLE; from the coding sequence ATGACGGACTGGCGATCGATCTTCGGCCACAGACAGCCCTACGACGAGCAGGTCGACGGTATCGAGACCACCATCGACACCGCTCGAGACGACGGCTACACCGTCATCGAGGGAGCCTGTGGTACGGGGAAGACGATGATCGCGCTCACCGCCGGGATCGACCTGGTTCGCGATCCCGACAGCGACTACGAGCGCGTCTTCGTTCTCACGAGCGTCAAACAGCAACTGCGCCAGTTCGAAGCCGATCTCGAGACGATCAACGAGAACCTGCCCGCCGACTGGAACCCGATTTCGGGACTCACACTGGTCGGAAAGGCCGATGTTTGTCCGTACAACCGCGAGGGTGCGGCGGGGATCGACGATGGCAACGTCTACGATCGCTGTGAGACCTTGCGGGACCGAACCCGGGACCTCACCGGCGAGGCCGGCGAAACGACCGCCCAGAACCTCGCGGCACGCGCCCGCAGCCAGCAGATCGGGTTAGCCGATAGCGGCAGTCAGGGTGGGACCAGCAGCCGTTTCCTCGAGACGGCCGGCGAACCGACGCCGTATGCACCCGACCTCCCCGAGTATGGCGAGGGCGGTCCTGTCGGCGCCGAAACCGAGTACTGTCCGTTCTACGCGCAGTACCTCGAGGACCTCCCCGAGGAAGGCAGCGACGGCGACGCGGTCGAAGCCGTCCCCTACGATTTCACCGAGGCGGGGATGATCACGCCCGAGGACCTCGTCGCGCGGTCGGTCGCCCACGGCACCTGTCCCCACTCGGTGATGGGAGCCGTACTGGGCCATGCCGAAGTCGTTCTCGGAAACTACTACCACGCGTTCGACCCCCGTACGACTGGCTCCTTTACCGGCGCGCTGCTCGACGACTCGACGTTTGTCGTCTGTGACGAGGCCCACATGCTGGAGCCGCGCGTGCGCGATCTCGTCAGCGACGGCATCAGCGATACGTTCCTGCGCGACGCCGAAACCGAACTCTCGCGTGTGATCCAGCCGATCAAATTCGAACGCGAGGGGCGAAACGCACAGGGTGGCTCGAAAACCGCCGACGCCGACCTCGTGCGGGCCGAACTCGAAGATAGCGACGTCACCTTCGAGGAACTGAATCGCACCCTCGAGTTCGTCCGGGACCTCCGGAGCGAACTCGACCGTCGAGTGACGGCCTATCTCGACCGGAACCACAGGGGGTGGGAGTCGGATCCCCACGACCTCCACGACGAGGAAATTCCGCTTCGCGACCCCGCTGAACCGGCCGAGGACGAGCTGACCGAGTGGGCGAGAGACGCCGGCTACGGCGACGCCGACTGGGTTCGAGCCGACTCCGTCGGGGCCGTCGTCGAGCGAATCCTGAACGAGGCCGAAGACGAGGATCGAACCCGCGCGGCCCCTGCCGTCGGCCGTGTCCTCGGCGAGTGGTACCGCTGTAATCACACCGACTACTTCCGGGAGATCGAACTCGAGCGCACCTGGGACGACACCGAACCCGCCGACTCCTGGCGGCGAGCCTACAACGCCAGACTCGCCCTGCACAACTGCGTGCCCAGCGACGCCATCGGCGACCGACTCGCTGCCTTCGGCGGCGGCATCCTCATGAGCGCGACGCTGGAGCCGATGGACGCGTTCACCGAAGTGACGGGACTGGACTACCTCGAGCGGGAGGAGGAGCGCCCCGTCGTCGAACGGCGCTACGGACTGCACTTTCCCGCCGAAAACCGGGAGAGCTTCGCGGTCGCCGCATCGAAGTACACCTACGACAACCGCGGCCGGCCGGGGGACGACAACCCCACCCGCCGGCAGTACGTCGACGCAGTCACGAAGGTCGCCCGCCTGTCCGGCAACGTTCTCGTCGGCATGCCAAGCTACGCCGAGGCCGACTGGATCGCGAGCGAACTCGAGGACCGTCTCGGAAAACCTGTCCTGTTAGACGCGGCGAGCGACGACGAAACCACTCAGTCGCTCAAAAACGAGTTCTTCGACGGTGGAGGGAAGGTCCTCGTTACGAGTCTCCGAGGCACCTTGACCGAGGGCGTCGACTACAGCGGCGACCGCCTCTCCGCGGCCGTCGTCTGTGGCGTTCCCATCGTCAACACCTCGAGTCCGCGCACGAAGGCGGTTCGCCGGGCCTACGACGACGAGTTCGGGGACGGCTTTACGTACGCGCTGACGATCCCGGCCGTCAGGAAGGCTCGACAGGCGATCGGCCGCGTCATTCGCAGTCCCGAGGACGTCGGCGTTCGTGTCCTCCTCGACGAGCGCTACGCTCGCGATAGCTGGGATTCCGTTCGGCCGTATCTGCCCGACGACGGCGAGTTCCAGCCCGTCAGCCCGGATATGCTCGGGATGGGACTCGAGCGGTTTCGGGACCGACTCGAGTAG
- a CDS encoding DUF7127 family protein — MKVPRSLKNVDRDDIVVRTFEYDDGSVIAVDFGNAAADISMDIFGSTAIIVADGEQYEFELPPEASDVSAQNGILTIKE, encoded by the coding sequence ATGAAAGTCCCCCGCTCCCTCAAGAACGTCGACCGAGACGACATTGTCGTCCGTACCTTCGAGTACGACGACGGCAGCGTTATTGCGGTCGATTTCGGCAACGCGGCCGCGGATATCTCGATGGATATCTTCGGCTCGACGGCCATCATCGTCGCCGACGGCGAGCAGTACGAGTTCGAACTGCCGCCGGAAGCCAGCGACGTCTCGGCACAGAACGGCATCTTGACAATCAAAGAATAA
- a CDS encoding DUF1684 domain-containing protein, with protein MSDAIDIERWREELESKRTEKDDFFAEHPQSPIPPEERDGFDGLEYFDPDPTYRVTATVERHDDPEVVLMDTTAGREMRYLRVATLDFELNRDDEDLADGSYELAAYQLESPNEEPLFVPFRDKTTGQQSYDGGRYMELAPDRDLDSGDELVVDFNLAYTPFCAYSETFDCPLPPEENWLEITIPAGERFE; from the coding sequence ATGAGCGACGCTATCGACATCGAGCGCTGGCGCGAGGAACTCGAGTCGAAACGGACCGAAAAAGACGACTTCTTCGCAGAGCACCCCCAGTCCCCGATTCCACCCGAGGAGCGCGACGGGTTCGACGGGCTGGAGTACTTCGACCCGGACCCGACCTACCGCGTGACCGCCACCGTCGAGCGCCACGACGATCCCGAAGTGGTCCTGATGGACACGACCGCTGGCCGGGAGATGCGGTATCTTCGCGTGGCGACCCTCGATTTCGAACTAAATCGGGACGACGAAGATCTCGCGGACGGCAGCTACGAACTCGCGGCCTACCAACTCGAGAGTCCGAACGAGGAGCCGCTTTTCGTCCCGTTCCGGGACAAAACGACCGGCCAGCAGAGCTACGACGGCGGCCGGTACATGGAACTGGCGCCGGATCGGGACCTCGATTCGGGCGACGAACTCGTCGTCGACTTCAACCTCGCGTACACGCCGTTCTGTGCCTACAGCGAGACGTTCGACTGTCCGCTCCCGCCGGAAGAAAACTGGCTCGAGATCACGATTCCCGCAGGCGAACGGTTCGAGTAG
- a CDS encoding class I SAM-dependent methyltransferase: MSVREEFDDWAASGRDRGMEDRHWHTAKHALARMPVESGDTVLDLGCGSGYAGRALRDTNDAGRVYGLDGSPEMAHNAASYTDDPQVGFLVGDFDSLPLADDSVDHVWSMEAFYYAADPHHTLEEIARILRPGGTFYCAVNYYEENVHSHEWQERISIEMTRWNRREYREAFREAGLYVAEQDNVPDRETTIPDADEFPTDNWERREAMVERYREFGTLLTVGVAP; the protein is encoded by the coding sequence ATGAGCGTACGCGAAGAGTTCGACGACTGGGCGGCGAGCGGCCGCGACCGAGGGATGGAAGATCGCCACTGGCACACCGCGAAGCACGCGCTTGCACGCATGCCGGTCGAGTCGGGCGACACCGTGCTCGATCTCGGCTGTGGCAGCGGCTACGCGGGCCGTGCATTGCGGGATACCAACGACGCGGGCCGCGTCTACGGACTCGACGGCTCGCCCGAGATGGCGCACAACGCGGCGAGCTACACCGACGACCCGCAGGTCGGCTTTTTAGTTGGCGACTTCGATTCGCTTCCGTTGGCCGACGACTCGGTCGACCACGTCTGGAGCATGGAGGCGTTCTACTACGCCGCCGATCCACACCACACCTTAGAGGAAATCGCCCGAATCCTCCGTCCCGGTGGCACGTTCTACTGTGCGGTCAACTACTACGAGGAAAACGTCCACTCCCACGAGTGGCAGGAGCGGATCTCGATCGAAATGACCCGCTGGAATCGCCGAGAGTACCGCGAGGCCTTCCGCGAGGCGGGTCTCTACGTTGCCGAACAGGACAACGTTCCCGACCGCGAGACGACGATTCCGGATGCCGACGAGTTCCCGACCGACAACTGGGAGCGCCGCGAGGCGATGGTCGAACGCTACCGCGAGTTCGGAACCCTGCTGACGGTCGGTGTCGCACCCTGA
- a CDS encoding extracellular solute-binding protein has protein sequence MQQHNGTPTHRTAMDRRRFLATASVSAAGIAGLAGCLGNDFDDTPLVETDPMEEPLGSSVASWDDLGDLEGEITIYSGRTPDQISAVFEALEEEYDDFTVSVDWDDNDTQVNQILEEETHPADLMYSQDPGALNELYNNDVLQELPEDILEAVPSSYQHNEGYWTGITGRTRSIQYNEDRLDETEFDDWEDLPTDIMEYATDERFEGIISTRPNSGTFRGFIQAMVELEGEEETREWVRAMAEEQDAQVFEGGSDQANAVNQGGDDDPIVGLGNSYYAARILDEDDDAPIRTTFTENDAGCLFSVAGVGVLNEVNDAELVAEFVRHLLAEEGQELMMEDNGEYPVIEGVEYVGQLPNLEDINPPEFDLSGFDMDLQEAGDLIDEEGLGV, from the coding sequence ATGCAACAGCACAACGGCACGCCAACGCACCGAACCGCAATGGACCGACGACGATTCCTCGCGACGGCAAGCGTCTCTGCAGCCGGCATCGCGGGACTTGCGGGCTGTCTCGGCAACGATTTCGACGATACACCCCTCGTCGAGACCGATCCGATGGAAGAACCGCTCGGCTCGTCGGTTGCCAGCTGGGACGACCTCGGCGATCTCGAGGGGGAGATCACCATCTACTCCGGTCGAACTCCCGATCAGATCTCCGCAGTGTTCGAGGCGCTCGAGGAGGAGTACGACGATTTCACCGTCAGCGTTGATTGGGACGATAATGACACCCAGGTCAACCAGATTCTCGAAGAAGAAACGCATCCAGCAGACCTGATGTACTCGCAGGACCCGGGTGCACTGAACGAACTCTACAACAACGACGTGCTTCAGGAACTCCCGGAGGACATCCTCGAGGCAGTCCCCAGCAGCTACCAGCACAACGAGGGGTACTGGACCGGCATTACTGGCCGAACACGCTCGATTCAGTACAACGAGGACCGGTTAGACGAAACGGAGTTCGACGACTGGGAGGACCTGCCGACGGACATCATGGAGTACGCGACTGACGAGCGCTTCGAGGGAATCATCTCAACGCGACCCAACTCCGGGACGTTCCGCGGATTCATTCAGGCGATGGTAGAACTCGAGGGCGAGGAGGAAACACGCGAGTGGGTTCGAGCGATGGCCGAAGAGCAGGACGCACAGGTCTTCGAAGGCGGTTCCGATCAGGCCAACGCCGTCAATCAGGGCGGCGACGACGATCCGATCGTCGGACTCGGCAACAGCTACTACGCCGCACGAATCCTCGACGAGGACGACGACGCACCGATCAGAACGACATTCACGGAGAACGACGCCGGCTGTCTGTTCAGCGTCGCCGGTGTGGGCGTCCTGAACGAAGTCAACGACGCCGAACTCGTCGCCGAGTTCGTCCGTCACCTGCTGGCCGAGGAGGGACAGGAACTCATGATGGAGGACAACGGCGAGTATCCTGTCATCGAAGGCGTCGAGTACGTCGGCCAACTCCCCAACCTCGAGGACATCAATCCACCGGAGTTCGATCTCAGTGGGTTCGACATGGATCTCCAGGAAGCAGGGGATCTCATCGACGAAGAAGGATTGGGCGTTTAA
- a CDS encoding ABC transporter permease has protein sequence MKSLTNYLDLSRQLAVIRKRVLETDRSSAALAISSAIVALLVISPMLWLLLRATEVEPSRAYSLIVSGRTAWVTINSIVLMALVTLFSIVLGVPLAVLTTRTDLPYPRFWTVVAALPLVIPSYIGAIAFVGMFGSGGEVDTLFGTTLPAVDGLSGAIFIITLYTYPYVFLTARAALLSMDSSIVDAARTLNAGPLEAFRRVTFPQIRPGIAAGALLAGLYAISDFGTPAFMGANVFTSRIYWETTGFGREYAALLALQLVAIVAIVLVIEAGIGRDEDTTGGGGEGSTIRLGYWKWPAMGFVSLLGALTLVVPVAIFTRWLLYSEGDRIPAYEFQWEFAYNSVHLALLAALVACAFALPVAYYSGRSNSLVSRILERATYVGFAVPGVVIGLALVFMGNRLVPSLYRQGIWLLVFAYVVRFLPQVVGTVRSSVLQVDDKTIEAARTLNAGPLEAFRRVTLPLIMPGVIAGGVLVFLTTMKELPVTLMLRPIGMETLVSIIWNAQDAIAYRYAAIPSLLLIFISGLSMLILLRQEGNNVG, from the coding sequence ATGAAATCACTCACGAACTATCTCGATCTCTCACGGCAGCTCGCGGTGATTCGCAAACGGGTCCTCGAGACGGATCGCTCGAGCGCCGCCCTGGCGATTTCGAGTGCCATCGTCGCCCTGCTGGTCATCTCACCGATGCTGTGGCTGCTCCTGCGAGCGACGGAAGTCGAACCGTCGCGTGCGTACAGCCTCATTGTCTCCGGTCGCACGGCGTGGGTTACGATCAACAGCATCGTCTTGATGGCCCTCGTCACGCTGTTTTCGATCGTTCTCGGCGTCCCGCTCGCCGTCCTGACGACGCGGACCGATCTCCCCTACCCGCGGTTCTGGACCGTCGTCGCCGCGCTCCCGCTCGTGATCCCGAGTTACATCGGCGCGATCGCGTTCGTCGGGATGTTCGGCTCGGGCGGCGAAGTCGACACGCTCTTCGGAACGACGCTTCCCGCCGTCGACGGCCTCTCCGGGGCGATCTTCATCATCACTCTCTACACGTATCCGTACGTGTTTCTCACGGCTCGAGCGGCGTTGCTCTCGATGGACAGTTCGATCGTCGACGCCGCGCGCACGTTGAACGCCGGTCCGCTGGAAGCGTTCCGACGAGTCACGTTTCCACAGATCAGGCCCGGAATCGCCGCCGGGGCATTGCTCGCCGGTCTCTACGCAATCTCGGACTTCGGAACACCGGCGTTCATGGGCGCGAACGTCTTCACGAGCCGGATCTACTGGGAAACCACCGGCTTCGGACGCGAGTACGCCGCGTTGCTCGCACTGCAGTTAGTCGCGATCGTCGCCATCGTCCTCGTCATCGAAGCGGGCATCGGACGCGACGAAGACACCACGGGTGGCGGCGGAGAAGGCAGTACGATTCGACTCGGCTACTGGAAGTGGCCCGCGATGGGGTTCGTCTCGCTACTCGGGGCACTCACGCTCGTCGTCCCCGTCGCGATCTTTACGCGGTGGCTGCTCTACAGCGAAGGGGACCGGATCCCGGCCTACGAGTTCCAGTGGGAGTTCGCGTACAACTCGGTCCATCTCGCACTCCTCGCGGCACTGGTCGCGTGCGCGTTCGCCCTGCCGGTCGCGTACTACTCCGGGCGGTCGAACTCCCTCGTGTCGCGGATCCTCGAGCGGGCGACCTACGTCGGCTTCGCCGTTCCGGGCGTCGTCATCGGACTCGCACTCGTGTTTATGGGCAACAGACTCGTCCCATCGCTGTACAGACAGGGCATCTGGCTGCTCGTCTTCGCTTACGTCGTTCGGTTCCTCCCGCAGGTTGTCGGCACCGTTCGGTCGTCCGTGCTGCAGGTCGACGACAAGACGATCGAGGCCGCCCGGACGCTCAACGCCGGCCCGCTCGAGGCGTTCCGGCGCGTGACGTTGCCGCTGATCATGCCCGGCGTAATCGCCGGCGGCGTCCTCGTGTTCCTGACGACGATGAAAGAGCTCCCGGTCACGCTGATGCTCAGACCGATCGGCATGGAGACGCTCGTCAGCATCATCTGGAACGCACAGGACGCCATCGCCTACCGGTACGCGGCGATCCCGTCGCTCCTGCTCATCTTCATCTCCGGACTCTCGATGCTGATATTGCTCCGACAGGAAGGGAACAACGTCGGCTAA
- a CDS encoding DUF7090 family protein — protein MDYSLAIDGTPETISGGTGVLLLHPSTGETDRIDTDFLKTDTDNFLVISTRTTAREVKQKLEYYDVNEERAEILDTLSIERGYSRRSSDNVHYVAAPDDVDGIVEHIDGFLEAHDGKLRLSFDSVTELAYYAGDDAALDAVERILELLEKHDAIGLFHVSEEPHDVSLVDDFRALFDGTIDLDEDGSIESEF, from the coding sequence ATGGACTATTCGCTTGCAATCGACGGGACGCCGGAGACGATATCAGGTGGGACGGGCGTACTCCTCCTCCACCCGAGCACGGGCGAAACGGACCGCATCGACACCGACTTCCTGAAAACCGACACCGACAATTTCCTCGTCATCTCCACTCGAACCACTGCCCGTGAGGTCAAACAGAAACTCGAGTACTACGATGTCAACGAGGAGCGAGCCGAGATTCTCGACACGCTGAGCATCGAACGCGGCTACTCCCGTCGCTCTTCCGACAACGTACACTACGTCGCCGCCCCCGACGACGTCGACGGCATCGTCGAACACATCGATGGCTTCCTCGAGGCCCACGACGGGAAGCTCCGCCTCAGTTTCGACTCCGTCACCGAACTCGCCTACTACGCCGGCGACGACGCCGCACTCGACGCCGTCGAGCGGATCCTGGAACTGCTCGAGAAACACGACGCCATCGGTCTCTTCCACGTCTCGGAGGAACCCCACGACGTCTCCCTCGTCGACGACTTCCGCGCCCTGTTCGACGGCACCATCGATCTGGACGAGGACGGCAGCATCGAGAGCGAGTTCTAA
- a CDS encoding DUF7089 family protein: MFEARDLSSPVEAVRNEYAPDVQVLDCARDFETLDPARAEDLGLVVDRLEPASYPADWLPADAPTLLARYAGSDLTIGMPGDGSVVWTRQTEPPIVLVKARVEGSPEAFVDFLIAEALVELDCEVPEHFLGFFEDEYLALDAATDLDPNDTYQVAAALFDGWVGLQTREVFADWTDDHPELFDAWQDAGDRLEDRVSGISRAVARGETDFADATELACAAIKHGLELPAPFAALDTSAYRDHGPGYAVKWAEKTFDSLAE, encoded by the coding sequence GATCTCTCGAGTCCGGTCGAAGCTGTTCGCAACGAGTACGCGCCCGACGTACAGGTACTCGACTGTGCACGCGATTTCGAGACGCTGGACCCTGCGCGGGCAGAGGACCTCGGCCTCGTCGTCGACAGGCTCGAGCCCGCGAGCTATCCGGCCGACTGGCTCCCTGCGGACGCCCCGACGCTGCTCGCGCGCTATGCGGGGTCGGACCTCACCATCGGGATGCCCGGCGACGGCAGCGTCGTCTGGACCCGCCAGACCGAGCCACCGATCGTACTCGTGAAGGCTCGCGTCGAGGGCTCTCCGGAGGCGTTCGTCGATTTCCTGATCGCCGAAGCGCTCGTCGAACTGGACTGTGAGGTCCCCGAGCACTTCCTCGGGTTCTTCGAGGATGAGTATCTCGCACTCGACGCGGCGACCGATCTCGATCCGAACGACACCTATCAGGTTGCTGCGGCACTGTTCGACGGCTGGGTCGGACTGCAGACCCGCGAGGTATTCGCGGACTGGACCGACGATCACCCCGAGCTCTTCGACGCCTGGCAGGATGCCGGCGATCGACTCGAGGACCGCGTCTCCGGTATCTCTCGCGCCGTCGCTCGCGGGGAGACCGACTTCGCCGACGCGACGGAGTTGGCCTGTGCCGCGATCAAACACGGACTCGAGTTGCCGGCCCCCTTCGCTGCGCTTGACACCAGCGCGTACCGGGATCACGGTCCAGGGTACGCAGTCAAATGGGCCGAGAAGACGTTCGACTCGCTCGCCGAATAA